In one Bryobacteraceae bacterium genomic region, the following are encoded:
- a CDS encoding isocitrate dehydrogenase (NAD(+)), with protein sequence MTHNITLIPGDGIGPEVAEAATRVIDATGVKIDWEPVECNERVIRETGESIPTPVIKSLERHKIALKGPVTTPIGGGYQSVNVALRKRFDLYANVRPVKALPNLRTRFQDIHIDMVIFRENTEDLYSGIEHEVVNDVVTSLKVITRKASLRIAKAAFEYTRRFGRHKVTSVHKANIMKLGDGLFLKCCRETAASYPEIQYNELIVDNASMQLVSKPEQFDVLLMPNLYGDIMSDLAAGLVGGLGVVPGANIGDNCAVFEAVHGSAPDIAGRGIANPTALLLSSVMMLQHLQEIHAADRLQRAIEAAYADGSVLTGDVGGNASTQEFADAVIAKIEK encoded by the coding sequence GTGACCCACAACATCACGCTCATCCCCGGCGACGGCATCGGTCCCGAAGTCGCTGAGGCCGCTACTCGTGTCATCGACGCCACCGGCGTCAAAATCGACTGGGAACCGGTGGAATGCAACGAACGCGTCATCCGCGAGACCGGCGAGTCAATTCCCACGCCCGTCATCAAATCCCTCGAACGGCACAAGATTGCGCTGAAGGGCCCGGTGACGACACCGATCGGCGGCGGCTATCAGAGCGTGAACGTCGCGCTCCGCAAGCGCTTTGACCTTTACGCCAACGTCCGGCCGGTGAAAGCGCTGCCGAATCTGCGGACCCGGTTTCAAGATATCCACATCGACATGGTGATCTTCCGCGAGAACACCGAGGACCTTTACTCCGGGATTGAGCACGAAGTCGTTAACGACGTCGTAACCAGCCTCAAGGTCATCACCCGCAAAGCCTCGCTGCGCATCGCCAAGGCCGCCTTCGAGTACACCCGCCGCTTCGGCCGCCACAAGGTGACTTCGGTGCATAAGGCCAACATCATGAAGCTTGGCGACGGACTGTTCCTCAAGTGCTGTCGCGAAACCGCCGCCTCCTACCCCGAGATTCAGTACAACGAGTTGATCGTCGACAACGCTTCGATGCAGTTGGTTTCGAAGCCGGAGCAGTTTGACGTTCTCCTGATGCCGAACCTCTACGGCGACATCATGTCGGACCTCGCCGCCGGCCTCGTCGGCGGCCTCGGCGTCGTGCCTGGCGCCAACATCGGTGACAACTGCGCGGTCTTCGAGGCCGTCCACGGCAGCGCGCCCGACATCGCCGGCCGCGGCATCGCCAACCCCACCGCGCTCCTGCTTTCCTCCGTGATGATGCTCCAGCACCTCCAGGAGATCCATGCCGCGGACCGGCTGCAGCGCGCGATTGAAGCCGCCTACGCCGACGGCAGCGTGCTCACGGGCGATGTCGGCGGCAACGCCTCCACGCAGGAGTTTGCCGACGCCGTGATCGCCAAGATCGAAAAGTAG
- a CDS encoding CehA/McbA family metallohydrolase, translating into MNGPSITRAVSMAVAALLLAAAAHRLTGQGAVAWSNPGQEDLTFWVNHDGLEQIDVEGPLGFGDAARILMRRRANAEALRAQRDRFVFTDRDTSKLPYDRAASYVIGAGRVFNLIDASGHAHRVLEDKPGKVTRKVGGRDIAFDVRPLVRLKVNVARPARVYITGADGLGYAPKGTISRFAALPAEQYFHAAESFSIDLPAGRTTIEATRGIEHTLTSRTIDLREETTIDLETKRWIDMAERGWYSADAHIHANYTAPHHQSVTPGDVLTYTLAEDLHIPNMMVANSSGSFLHDEALFEGRPHRLSQPPYFLYWNEEMRNAGAYGHMCFFGLKALVAPLYTGFRDTPYADDYPPNYVQAKAARAQGGAVSYAHPGYSADIDGFSARELPVDAALGEIDALDVMSNNPEDFAMENWYRLLNTGLRVGISAGTDSFTNVADHYTPGGHRVYAYTGGALRYDRWIEAFKQHRTFATNGPMLFLEVNGNKPGSEIRLPAGRHTIDVSLGFESAVPTSAPELVVNGVARKAASRITLDRSAWIAARVRGPWSRMILNDSYAFAHTSPVWVTIGDEPVRIAEDVEFWNHWIDQLIDRVDKRGKFSTPERKQEVIALFRRAQERYRAVR; encoded by the coding sequence ATGAACGGGCCCTCGATCACTCGCGCGGTTTCCATGGCCGTGGCGGCGCTGCTGCTGGCCGCGGCAGCGCACCGTTTGACGGGCCAGGGCGCGGTGGCGTGGTCCAACCCGGGGCAGGAGGATCTCACCTTCTGGGTGAACCACGACGGGCTGGAGCAGATCGACGTGGAAGGTCCGCTCGGGTTCGGAGACGCGGCGCGGATTCTGATGCGGCGGCGCGCCAACGCGGAGGCGCTGCGCGCGCAACGGGACCGGTTCGTCTTCACCGATCGCGACACGTCGAAGCTACCGTACGACCGCGCGGCGAGCTACGTCATCGGCGCCGGGCGCGTGTTCAATCTGATCGACGCTTCCGGACACGCGCATCGCGTGCTCGAGGACAAGCCGGGCAAGGTGACGCGGAAGGTGGGCGGGCGCGACATCGCGTTCGACGTGCGTCCGCTGGTGCGGCTGAAGGTGAATGTCGCCCGGCCGGCGCGCGTCTATATCACAGGGGCCGACGGGCTGGGCTACGCGCCGAAGGGGACCATCAGCCGGTTCGCGGCGCTGCCGGCGGAGCAATATTTCCACGCCGCCGAGTCTTTCTCGATCGATCTCCCGGCGGGACGCACGACGATCGAAGCCACGCGCGGAATCGAACACACGCTAACGTCGCGGACCATCGATCTGCGCGAGGAGACAACGATCGACCTCGAAACGAAGCGGTGGATCGACATGGCGGAGCGCGGCTGGTATTCGGCGGACGCGCACATCCACGCCAACTACACCGCTCCGCACCACCAGAGCGTCACGCCGGGCGACGTGCTCACCTACACGCTGGCCGAGGATCTCCACATCCCGAACATGATGGTGGCAAACTCCTCGGGCTCGTTTCTTCACGATGAGGCGCTGTTCGAAGGACGTCCGCACCGGCTGAGCCAGCCGCCCTACTTCCTTTACTGGAACGAAGAGATGCGCAACGCCGGCGCGTATGGACACATGTGCTTTTTCGGGTTGAAGGCGCTAGTGGCGCCGCTCTACACGGGCTTTCGCGACACTCCTTACGCCGACGACTATCCACCCAACTACGTTCAGGCGAAGGCAGCACGGGCGCAAGGCGGCGCCGTGAGCTACGCGCATCCGGGCTATTCGGCGGATATCGACGGCTTCAGCGCGCGGGAGCTACCGGTGGACGCCGCGCTCGGCGAGATCGACGCGCTCGACGTGATGAGCAACAACCCGGAGGACTTCGCGATGGAAAACTGGTATCGGCTTCTCAATACGGGTCTACGGGTGGGGATTTCGGCCGGAACGGACTCGTTCACCAACGTCGCCGATCACTATACGCCGGGCGGCCACCGCGTCTACGCATACACCGGCGGCGCGCTGCGCTACGACCGGTGGATCGAGGCGTTCAAGCAGCATCGCACCTTCGCCACGAATGGCCCGATGCTGTTTCTGGAAGTGAACGGCAACAAGCCGGGCAGCGAGATCCGGCTTCCCGCGGGCCGGCATACGATCGATGTTTCGCTGGGGTTCGAATCCGCCGTGCCCACGTCGGCGCCGGAGTTGGTGGTGAACGGTGTAGCGCGCAAGGCCGCGTCGCGGATCACGCTGGATAGGAGCGCCTGGATTGCGGCGCGCGTCCGCGGGCCGTGGTCCCGCATGATCCTGAACGATTCCTACGCGTTCGCGCATACGAGTCCGGTTTGGGTGACGATCGGCGATGAGCCGGTGCGGATCGCCGAAGACGTGGAGTTTTGGAATCACTGGATCGATCAGTTGATCGATCGCGTGGATAAACGCGGGAAATTCTCGACGCCGGAACGGAAGCAGGAAGTGATCGCGCTGTTCCGGCGCGCGCAGGAGCGCTACCGCGCGGTTCGATAA
- a CDS encoding sulfatase-like hydrolase/transferase has translation MIGRRRFFGALSAAAGAPAQESRKPNLVIILADDLGYADLGFQGAHDIPTPHLDRLARGGVRFTNGFVSHPFCSPTRAGLMTGRYQQRFGHETNPVYNPADPVSGLPTSETTLPQLLKSAGYVTGHIGKWHLGAHPQFHPMKRGFDEMFGFLGGGHDYFKQELYGNPREYLIPHQRDGRPVQEPEYLTDALGREAAAFVRRHKDHPFFLYLAFNAPHTPQQVSEKHLERFADIEDEKRRKYAAMVNAMDEAAGRALDAIRETGNESNTLVVFLSDNGGPTAANGSSNAPLRGVKGQVYDGGIRVPFTMRWPALLAAGREYKSPVISLDILPTLISAAGGQLPEKPVDGVDLLPFLTGMRRDAPHERLYWRTGGGTSWAVREGRFKLVKQGDGEPTLYDVEADIGESKDVGPQQQTARDRLLAAYSAWNRELIPPLFEGIRPANTKAGKKQ, from the coding sequence ATGATCGGGAGGCGCCGGTTTTTCGGCGCACTCAGCGCCGCGGCCGGCGCGCCCGCGCAGGAATCGCGCAAGCCGAACCTGGTGATCATCCTGGCCGACGATCTCGGCTACGCGGATCTCGGATTCCAGGGCGCGCACGATATCCCGACGCCCCATCTCGACCGGCTGGCGCGCGGCGGCGTCCGGTTCACCAACGGTTTCGTCTCGCACCCTTTCTGCAGCCCCACGCGCGCCGGGCTGATGACCGGGCGGTATCAACAACGCTTCGGGCACGAGACGAATCCTGTTTACAATCCGGCCGACCCGGTTTCCGGACTGCCTACCTCCGAGACGACGCTGCCGCAGTTGCTGAAGTCGGCGGGATACGTGACGGGGCACATCGGCAAGTGGCACCTGGGCGCGCATCCGCAGTTTCACCCGATGAAACGCGGGTTCGATGAAATGTTCGGATTTCTCGGCGGCGGGCACGACTATTTCAAGCAGGAACTTTACGGCAATCCGCGCGAGTACCTGATTCCGCACCAGCGCGACGGCCGGCCGGTGCAGGAGCCGGAGTACCTCACCGACGCGCTCGGCCGCGAAGCCGCGGCGTTCGTCCGGCGCCACAAGGATCACCCGTTCTTCCTGTATCTCGCCTTCAACGCGCCGCACACGCCGCAGCAGGTGAGCGAGAAGCACCTGGAGCGGTTCGCGGATATCGAAGATGAAAAACGGCGCAAGTACGCGGCGATGGTGAACGCCATGGACGAGGCGGCCGGACGCGCGCTGGATGCGATTCGCGAGACGGGGAACGAATCGAACACGCTGGTGGTGTTTCTGAGCGACAACGGTGGACCGACGGCGGCGAACGGGTCGAGCAACGCACCGCTCCGGGGCGTGAAGGGGCAGGTTTACGACGGCGGCATCCGGGTTCCTTTCACCATGCGCTGGCCGGCGCTGCTGGCGGCGGGGAGAGAATACAAATCACCGGTGATCTCGCTCGACATCCTACCGACGCTCATTTCGGCGGCGGGCGGACAGCTTCCGGAGAAGCCGGTGGACGGCGTGGATCTGCTGCCGTTCCTGACCGGCATGCGCCGCGACGCGCCGCACGAACGTCTCTACTGGCGCACGGGCGGCGGCACGAGCTGGGCAGTGCGCGAGGGCCGGTTCAAGCTGGTGAAACAGGGCGACGGCGAGCCGACGCTCTACGACGTGGAGGCCGACATCGGCGAATCGAAAGACGTGGGGCCGCAGCAGCAAACCGCGCGCGACCGTCTGCTGGCGGCGTACTCGGCCTGGAATCGCGAACTGATCCCACCGCTGTTCGAAGGCATCCGGCCGGCGAACACCAAGGCCGGCAAGAAGCAGTAG
- a CDS encoding MFS transporter, translating to METARVIEGPFMAIMISCLLMPTRTRYKVLGLAMLLAGITYLDRICISITAPRMMEDLGLTKTQMGFVFSAFTLAYAIFEIPTGHWGDKIGTRRVLTRIVLWWSAFTILTATAFNYASLLALRFLFGAGEAGAWPNVARTFSRWFPLADRGTAQGIFFMGAHLAGGLTPAIVTALLVYFHWRALFVMFGLIGLVWAVVWWRWFRDEPAEHEGVNAAERDLIEHGRVPAAAHDLTWARWRTLLSNRSVLGLCGMYFTQSYGFMFYITWLPTYLRTERGFTDPFTFSVLSGLPLTFSVAADLFGGITSDRMSRRYGVRLGRAITGGGSLFLAGLLLIAGVWTPDPLMAALLIGLGGGMSAFLLGAAWSSCLDIGGQNAGVVSAAMNTSGQIGAFICPILIARMVDTYGDWTFPIYLTGVLYCLGALCWAVIDPRRPVWAE from the coding sequence ATGGAAACCGCGCGAGTGATCGAGGGCCCGTTCATGGCGATCATGATATCCTGCCTGCTCATGCCCACGCGCACGCGCTACAAGGTGCTCGGCCTCGCCATGCTGCTCGCCGGGATCACATACCTCGATCGCATCTGCATCTCGATCACCGCGCCGCGCATGATGGAGGATCTCGGGCTCACCAAGACGCAGATGGGCTTCGTGTTCAGCGCGTTCACGCTGGCCTATGCGATCTTCGAGATTCCCACCGGCCATTGGGGCGACAAGATCGGCACCCGGCGCGTGCTCACACGCATCGTGCTGTGGTGGTCCGCATTCACCATCCTCACCGCCACCGCATTCAACTACGCGTCGCTGCTGGCGCTTCGGTTTCTCTTCGGCGCGGGCGAAGCGGGCGCCTGGCCGAACGTGGCCCGCACCTTTTCCCGCTGGTTTCCCCTCGCCGACCGCGGTACCGCGCAAGGCATCTTCTTCATGGGCGCGCACCTCGCCGGCGGACTCACTCCGGCCATCGTCACCGCGCTCCTTGTCTACTTCCATTGGCGCGCGCTCTTCGTGATGTTTGGACTCATCGGCCTCGTCTGGGCAGTCGTGTGGTGGCGCTGGTTTCGCGACGAACCGGCCGAGCACGAAGGCGTCAACGCCGCCGAACGCGACCTCATCGAGCACGGGCGCGTCCCCGCCGCCGCGCACGACCTCACCTGGGCGCGATGGAGGACGCTTCTCTCAAACAGAAGCGTCCTCGGGCTCTGCGGCATGTATTTCACGCAGAGCTACGGCTTCATGTTCTACATCACCTGGCTGCCCACCTACCTGCGCACCGAACGCGGTTTCACGGACCCCTTCACCTTCAGCGTGCTCTCTGGCCTCCCGCTCACCTTCTCGGTCGCCGCCGATCTGTTCGGCGGCATCACCAGCGATCGCATGAGCCGCCGCTACGGAGTCCGTCTCGGTCGCGCCATCACCGGCGGCGGGTCGTTGTTCCTGGCCGGCCTGCTTCTGATCGCCGGCGTCTGGACCCCGGACCCCCTCATGGCGGCGCTTCTCATCGGCCTCGGCGGCGGAATGTCGGCGTTCCTGCTGGGCGCGGCGTGGAGCAGTTGCCTGGACATCGGCGGCCAGAACGCCGGCGTGGTGAGCGCGGCGATGAACACCTCCGGCCAGATCGGCGCATTCATCTGCCCTATCCTCATAGCGCGCATGGTCGATACCTACGGGGATTGGACGTTCCCGATCTACCTCACCGGCGTGCTCTACTGCCTGGGCGCGCTGTGCTGGGCTGTCATCGATCCGCGTCGGCCCGTTTGGGCGGAGTAA
- a CDS encoding DUF1501 domain-containing protein, whose protein sequence is MQRRDFLRSAALAAPLAAAELPKPLPKGNADACIFLWLGGGAAQMDTWDPKMRGDGKKPGSYYDAIDTAIRGEKVCEHLKRVAPLMDRMAVVRTVSHDIISEHAAAANLVHTGRKPSGTILYPSIGSIVSHELGAKSEEVPAYVVMGYPNITRDPGFLGARYGYIYLTQIETGPNGLMRAPDVDLSRQDRRETLLAKLREGYSSRNAGDQTVAQQDAITRAGFKLAGPRFLNVFDLSREPKTLRESYGGEFGQRCLLARRLVQSGVRFVEVSHNLNFLNGSGWDTHNEGQLNQHLLIQELDNALASLMEDLERNKILDTTLVVVATEFGRPPDFDAGGGRGHQAETFSMVLAGGGLRTGRVVGATDELARKPVTAPVSVPDFHATIHCALGIDPHKNLYAGERPVPVTDHGTPLSELFA, encoded by the coding sequence ATGCAACGAAGAGACTTCTTGAGATCCGCCGCGCTCGCGGCCCCGCTCGCCGCGGCGGAGCTTCCGAAACCGCTGCCCAAGGGCAACGCCGACGCGTGTATCTTCCTGTGGCTCGGCGGAGGCGCTGCGCAGATGGACACCTGGGACCCGAAGATGCGTGGAGACGGCAAGAAGCCGGGGTCCTACTACGACGCCATCGACACCGCCATACGCGGCGAAAAGGTCTGCGAGCATCTGAAGCGCGTGGCGCCGCTGATGGATCGCATGGCTGTGGTGCGCACCGTGTCGCACGATATCATCAGCGAGCACGCCGCCGCCGCGAACCTCGTGCACACCGGCCGCAAACCGAGCGGCACCATCCTCTATCCCTCCATCGGCAGCATCGTTTCCCACGAACTCGGGGCCAAGTCCGAAGAGGTCCCTGCCTATGTGGTGATGGGCTATCCGAACATCACGCGCGATCCCGGTTTTCTCGGCGCGCGCTACGGCTACATCTACCTCACGCAGATTGAAACAGGACCGAACGGCCTGATGCGCGCGCCGGACGTGGACCTGAGCCGTCAGGATCGCCGCGAAACCCTTCTCGCCAAGCTGCGCGAAGGTTATTCGAGCCGCAATGCCGGCGACCAGACCGTGGCCCAGCAGGACGCGATTACGCGCGCCGGATTCAAGCTCGCCGGTCCACGGTTCCTGAATGTGTTCGACCTCTCGCGCGAACCGAAGACCCTGCGCGAATCCTACGGCGGCGAATTCGGCCAGCGATGCCTGCTTGCCCGGCGGCTGGTGCAATCCGGCGTGCGCTTCGTCGAGGTGTCGCACAACCTGAATTTCCTCAACGGCAGCGGATGGGACACGCACAACGAAGGCCAGTTGAACCAGCACCTGCTGATTCAGGAACTGGACAACGCGCTCGCCTCCCTGATGGAGGATCTCGAGCGGAACAAGATACTCGATACCACGCTCGTGGTGGTGGCCACCGAGTTCGGCCGCCCGCCCGATTTCGACGCCGGAGGCGGGCGCGGGCATCAGGCCGAAACATTTAGCATGGTGCTCGCCGGCGGAGGTCTCCGCACCGGACGTGTGGTTGGCGCTACCGACGAACTCGCGCGCAAGCCGGTGACCGCGCCGGTTTCCGTCCCCGATTTCCACGCCACCATCCACTGCGCGCTGGGCATCGATCCCCACAAGAATCTCTACGCCGGGGAACGTCCGGTGCCGGTCACCGATCACGGCACTCCGTTGTCCGAGTTGTTTGCGTGA
- a CDS encoding MFS transporter, whose amino-acid sequence MPESSNKFKLSVMMFLEFFIWGAWLPLIFGYLPSLGFDSWQQSWVLNAFPLASFTAMFFSTQFADRHFAAERFVAASHLIGGVAMLALFWTKSFWPFFLLMLIHCLFYVPTISITNSIAFANIKDSAHDFGRVRLWGTIGWIAAAWPFVFILVDWAKVPALSTAGFTQWLGAALGSPLEGAALQAAVPYTFMASGIASLLLAGYSLTLPHTPPKPAKAGGERFAWLEAMKLLKVPFLMVLFIVTFFDAAVHQCYFIWTNDYLKSIGIPPNWVMPIMSIGQVAEIGTMAFLGITLKKLGWRKTMIIGILGHAIRFGLFAFAPIPWVAITVNLLHGICYAFFFATVYIFVDEFFPKDARSSAQGLFNFLILGFGPFVANFAWPWLGEAVKTPAGMVDFSKLYLGPTAVALGAAAVLAAFFWPPEKAAAEKA is encoded by the coding sequence GTGCCAGAATCCAGCAATAAATTCAAGCTCTCGGTGATGATGTTCCTCGAGTTCTTCATCTGGGGCGCGTGGCTGCCGCTGATCTTCGGATACCTGCCGAGCCTCGGCTTCGATTCGTGGCAACAGTCGTGGGTGTTGAACGCGTTTCCGCTGGCGTCGTTCACGGCGATGTTCTTTTCCACCCAGTTCGCGGACCGGCACTTCGCCGCCGAGCGCTTCGTGGCCGCGAGCCATCTCATCGGCGGCGTGGCGATGCTAGCGCTGTTCTGGACGAAGAGTTTCTGGCCGTTCTTCCTGCTGATGCTGATCCACTGCCTTTTTTATGTGCCGACGATCTCGATCACCAACTCGATCGCGTTCGCCAACATCAAGGATTCGGCTCACGATTTCGGCCGCGTGAGGCTGTGGGGGACGATCGGGTGGATCGCCGCGGCGTGGCCGTTCGTGTTCATCCTGGTGGACTGGGCGAAGGTGCCGGCGCTGTCGACGGCCGGATTCACGCAGTGGCTGGGCGCGGCGCTGGGATCTCCGCTCGAGGGCGCGGCGCTGCAGGCGGCCGTTCCGTATACGTTCATGGCGTCGGGCATTGCGTCGCTGCTGCTTGCGGGCTATTCGCTGACCCTGCCGCACACACCGCCGAAGCCCGCCAAGGCCGGCGGCGAACGCTTCGCGTGGCTGGAGGCGATGAAGCTGCTGAAGGTTCCGTTCCTGATGGTGCTGTTCATCGTGACGTTTTTCGACGCGGCGGTGCACCAGTGCTATTTCATCTGGACGAACGACTATCTGAAGAGCATCGGCATTCCGCCGAACTGGGTGATGCCGATCATGAGTATCGGACAGGTGGCCGAGATCGGGACGATGGCATTCCTCGGAATCACGCTCAAGAAGCTAGGCTGGCGGAAGACCATGATCATCGGCATTCTGGGCCACGCGATCCGGTTCGGGCTGTTCGCCTTCGCGCCGATCCCGTGGGTGGCGATCACGGTGAACCTGCTGCACGGCATCTGCTACGCGTTCTTCTTCGCCACGGTGTATATCTTCGTGGATGAGTTCTTCCCGAAAGACGCACGGTCCAGCGCGCAGGGGTTGTTCAACTTCCTGATCCTCGGGTTCGGCCCGTTTGTCGCCAACTTCGCGTGGCCGTGGCTGGGCGAGGCGGTGAAGACGCCGGCGGGGATGGTGGATTTCAGCAAGCTCTACCTGGGGCCGACGGCGGTTGCGCTGGGCGCGGCGGCGGTGCTGGCTGCGTTCTTCTGGCCACCGGAGAAGGCCGCCGCGGAGAAGGCATGA
- a CDS encoding ThuA domain-containing protein — MRLLFTAVLVIAAAFPQTRRMLFLSHSAGFRHGSIPTARETLERIGARNGIAVTASEDVSFLRPENLSQFDAVFFFTSGELPIDGAQRAALLDFVRSGKGFGGAHSASDTLYTWPEYGELIGGYFDGHPWTHAARVEVEDPAHPATRTLPVSFTLLEEFYQHRAFDRSRVRVLMTLDTRTVDLRAPGVNRTDEDFALAWCRPYGAGRVFYTALGHFDETWRDARVETMLEGAVRYLAGIEEGDCSPRPAPQPRIKGIARIAPGGVYELLGEELTAGATMFANPAHWSTRLAGVSVRIAGEVAPLAYAAPQQINFRAPWDLRLGDAVEIAVTVGNQRLASTPARVVEALPRILAVTQSPGALTVWVTGLGALYPGTPLGEPSIFSVLSPTAAPVAARLDGAEAPVLFAGAAPGTVGLYQVNVAAAALAPGEHEVEIRAAGEAARFAFRTP; from the coding sequence ATGCGGCTTTTGTTCACCGCAGTATTGGTGATTGCCGCGGCATTCCCGCAAACTCGCCGGATGCTGTTCCTCAGCCACTCAGCCGGGTTTCGGCACGGGAGCATTCCCACGGCGCGGGAGACACTCGAGCGGATCGGGGCGCGTAACGGAATCGCGGTGACGGCGAGCGAAGACGTTTCGTTCCTGCGTCCGGAGAACCTTTCGCAGTTCGATGCGGTGTTCTTTTTCACGAGCGGCGAATTGCCGATCGATGGAGCACAGAGAGCCGCCCTGCTTGACTTTGTCCGCAGCGGGAAGGGGTTCGGCGGCGCGCATTCGGCCAGTGACACGCTCTACACGTGGCCCGAGTACGGCGAGTTGATCGGCGGCTACTTCGATGGCCATCCCTGGACGCATGCCGCGCGGGTGGAGGTTGAGGATCCGGCTCATCCGGCGACACGCACGCTTCCGGTGAGTTTCACGCTGCTCGAGGAGTTCTATCAGCACCGTGCGTTCGATCGATCACGGGTCCGGGTATTGATGACGCTGGACACGCGGACGGTGGACCTTCGCGCGCCCGGCGTGAATCGCACCGATGAGGATTTCGCCCTGGCCTGGTGCCGCCCGTACGGCGCTGGCCGTGTGTTCTATACCGCGCTCGGCCACTTCGACGAGACGTGGCGCGATGCGCGTGTGGAAACGATGCTCGAGGGCGCGGTCCGGTATCTCGCGGGTATCGAAGAAGGAGATTGCTCTCCGAGGCCCGCGCCGCAGCCGCGTATCAAGGGAATCGCGCGAATCGCGCCGGGCGGGGTCTACGAATTGCTGGGCGAGGAACTGACGGCGGGGGCCACGATGTTCGCGAATCCAGCGCACTGGTCGACGCGGCTGGCGGGCGTTTCGGTGCGCATCGCCGGCGAGGTGGCGCCGCTCGCGTATGCGGCGCCGCAGCAGATCAATTTCCGCGCGCCCTGGGATCTGCGGCTGGGCGACGCGGTGGAGATCGCCGTCACGGTGGGGAATCAGCGTCTGGCGTCGACGCCGGCACGGGTGGTGGAGGCGTTGCCGCGGATTCTGGCGGTGACGCAATCGCCCGGCGCGCTGACGGTGTGGGTAACGGGGCTGGGCGCTTTGTATCCAGGCACGCCGCTCGGCGAGCCTTCGATCTTTTCCGTGCTTTCGCCTACGGCGGCGCCGGTGGCCGCGAGGCTCGATGGCGCCGAGGCTCCGGTGCTGTTCGCGGGCGCCGCTCCCGGGACGGTGGGGCTCTACCAGGTGAACGTGGCTGCGGCCGCTCTCGCTCCAGGCGAACATGAGGTGGAGATTCGCGCCGCCGGCGAGGCGGCCCGGTTCGCGTTCCGGACGCCGTAG